In the Bacteroidota bacterium genome, ACATCTTATGGAATATACTGATCAGGAGATATTAAGACGACAGTCTCTGGAGGAAATTATTAAACTTGGAATTAATCCATATCCTGCTGAATTATTTGAAATAAATGCTTCAGCAGAAGATATAAATAAAAATTACGAAAGAGATAAGCTAAGTTACAAGAATATAAGCATTGCCGGAAGAATAATGACAAGGCGTATTATGGGAAATGCATCATTTGTAGAAATACAAGATGCAAGTGGTAGAATTCAGGCCTATGTAAAACGTGATGACATTTGCCCTGATGAAGATAAAACCCTTTACAATACAGTATTTAAAAAGCTTCTTGACATAGGCGATATAATTGGTATAACCGGTTATGTTTTTACAACCCAAACTGGAGAAACAACCATTCATGTGAATACCTTAAAAATACTTTGCAAATCACTAAAACCATTACCCATTGTAAAGGTTGATGCTGAAGGCAAAATACATGATGCTTTTTCTGATCCGGAACAACGTTACCGCCAGCGTTATGTGGACTTAATTGTTAATCCCCATGTAAAGGAAGCTTTTATAAAACGCACCAGGCTTACCAATTCCATGCGCTCATTTTTGAACAACAAAGGGTATCTTGAAGTGGAAACTCCTGTTTTGCAACCTATTTATGGTGGAGCTGCTGCACGTCCTTTCAAAACCCATCACAATACCCTTGACATGGATTTGTACCTGCGTATTGCAAACGAATTGTACTTAAAAAGATTAATTGTAGGTGGTTTTGATGGGGTTTATGAATTTGCCAAAGATTTTCGAAATGAAGGAATGAGCAGGTTTCATAACCCTGAATTTACTCAAATGGAACTTTATGTGGCTTATAAGGATTATTTGTGGATGATGGAACTGGTGGAGGAAATGGTTGAACGCATTGCTATGGATCTTCATGGTTCCACAGAGGTTAAATATGGTGATAACATCATCAATTTTAAAAGTCCCTGGAAAAGATACACCATGTATGAAGCTATTATGGAATTCACAGGCGTTGATATTTCTGCAATGAG is a window encoding:
- the lysS gene encoding lysine--tRNA ligase gives rise to the protein MEYTDQEILRRQSLEEIIKLGINPYPAELFEINASAEDINKNYERDKLSYKNISIAGRIMTRRIMGNASFVEIQDASGRIQAYVKRDDICPDEDKTLYNTVFKKLLDIGDIIGITGYVFTTQTGETTIHVNTLKILCKSLKPLPIVKVDAEGKIHDAFSDPEQRYRQRYVDLIVNPHVKEAFIKRTRLTNSMRSFLNNKGYLEVETPVLQPIYGGAAARPFKTHHNTLDMDLYLRIANELYLKRLIVGGFDGVYEFAKDFRNEGMSRFHNPEFTQMELYVAYKDYLWMMELVEEMVERIAMDLHGSTEVKYGDNIINFKSPWKRYTMYEAIMEFTGVDISAMSEEEVAKAATEMGVKVDSTMGRGKIIDEIFGEKCEPKLIQPTFIMDYPKEMSPLAKRHRSREGLVERFEAICNGKEICNAYSELNDPVDQRRRFEEQLELGKRGDEEAMMLDEDFLKAIEYGMPPTSGLGIGIDRLSMIMTNSKSIQDVLFFPQMRPEKKKTAIDFKSLGIPEPWSTILVKIGIATLEDLKAANPNKLFNDLCGMRKKLKLEVPAPSIDDVKAWVNQ